The following is a genomic window from Paenibacillus sp. FSL R5-0766.
TTCCAATCGGAAACATCGAGAGCTGAATTAGTATAGCTTGCTAAGTTGAGGCAAGGCACAAGGAGGATGAACATAGGAAAGGTTGACGGAGATTACATCACTAGTCAACCATTTTAGTTGCATTATGAATGATGAAAATGAACAGAGAGGAGTTCAATTATGATTATTGGAAAATCAATGGATACTTCAGGTTTAACGCACGTTGCCAATCTTTCGGATGAGTTGCAGTCTGTGTTTGATCAAGCAGAAAGCAAATATGAGCTAGTCGATATTGAACTCTTCTTTGTTTTCAGGTGTCTTCCTGAAGAATATGAGAGGAAGTCGACGGTCAGGCATGTGAAGAAGGAGAATGTCATCTATTTTGATCTGGTGGTCAGCGAGGATCGTTATAAGACATTAAGCAAAAGCAAACAACGGTATGCGTTAAGCCATGAGTTTTATGCTTTTTTGAGTGAAAAGATACAGAAATACAAGATTGAACATCTAAACGCCAAGCAATTTATAGCAGATATGGGCAAGTGGCTGAGGGAGATTGGATGGTTGCAGACCAAAGAGCAAGCCGACATAAGTGAATTTGAAGAAAAGTATAACTAACAAAATAAATGAAAAACATAAACAACAAAAAGAAGCCCTCTTTCGAGAGCTTCTTTTTCATGGGAGAGGAGAAACCGGACGAAGAGCTTATGGGGAAACGTAAGTCTTCTCCGCGGTTGTCTACGACACTTGTGATGTCGATAATTATAGAATCGCCCGATTTGTTCCTTTTTATACATATGCGTCAACAATTCGTCAACAATTTTCCAAGGGAAATGAAGACCTCATATTTTTCAAACTGAACCCGAGTGTGGTACGATAGTCGTATCAATAAACTTACATAGAGAAAAGGTGACTCGTCAAGTGAGAGTGGTATCTGGGAGTGCAAAAGGCAGGCCGCTGAAGGCTGTTCCTGGCACGGGTACGCGGCCGACCACCGACAAGGTGAAGGAAGCGTTATTTAGCATGGTTGGTCCTTATTTTGAGGGCGGCACAGCATTGGATCTGTTTGCAGGCAGTGGAGGTCTCGGTATTGAGGCGCTGAGCCGCGGCATGGACAAGGCTGTTTTTGTTGATTTGGAATCAAAAAGTATTGAAGTTATCCGCATGAATCTGAAGGCTACCAAGCTTGAAGACAAGGCGGCCGTATATCGTAATGATGCAGGTCGGGCATTGAAGGCACTCGCCAAGCGAGGCACAACCTTTGATCTGGTGTTTCTAGACCCTCCATATCGCATGAAGAACGGGCACGAGTTAATGCTGACCATGCACGAACTGGAGCTTTTGGAACCCGAAGCAACCATCGTGCTTGAATATGAATCCAAACATGATTACCCTGAGCAATTCGGCCCGTTTGAACAAACGCGCAAGGCTTTGTATGGGGAGACGGCAGTATCCATCTATTATTATGCGCCTGAAGCAATTGAAGATGGAGAATCCATTACACCGGAAGAGGAGGCTCCTCATGACTGAAATGATACATCGACAGGAACGGATCGCCGTATATCCTGGAAGTTTTGATCCCGTAACGATGGGGCATCTGGATATTATCGCCAGAGCGTCAAAGCAATTTGATCGCGTCATTGTGGCTGTGTTGAACAATATGAGCAAAAATCCGCTGTTTACGGTGGAGGAACGCAAGGAACTGATTACGGAAGTAACCCGCCATCTACGGAATGTCGAAGTGGACAGTTTCCGCGATCTGACAGCCAATTACGTCCGGCAAAAGGAAGCTCAGGTCATCGTTCGTGGTATACGCTCGGTAACTGATTTTGAATACGAGTTGCAATTGGCGTCGACCAATAGCAAGTTGAACCCGGATGCGGAAACCATATTTATGATGACGAATCCCAAATATTCCTATTTAAGTTCCAGCATCGTCAAAGAAATCGCTCATTATCATGGAGATGTTACAGATCTTGTCTCACCTGAAGTAGAAGCTGCGCTCCGTCAGAAAATCAGCGAGAAAACCGGCGGTTAAACCAGAAGGTAAGACCCGATAGGCTAACCATGACTGCAAGAAGTAACGCAAGACCCATGCATGCAGCAGGGAAGACGCTCCAAATGGTGTTGATTGTGTATGTGTTACCTGGACTATGTATGAACAGCCAACCGAATGGTGTCGAGAGGCCCTGCTCTGCATTCGTCTGTAATGTAGTCCAGACTTCTGTGCTATAACGGCTGAACGGCATCCATAGGAACAGACTGATGAAAAAGGCGATTAATCCATGAGTCAGACGAACTCCGGCAAAGTACAACATCGATTTACTGCTTGGACCAGTTGTTTTCAGGACAGCAGAGACTTGCAGATGGGAGCATAAACCACCCCATCCCAGAACGGCTGCAAGTAGAGACATGAGCAGCATGGGTGTAAGTGAAGTCTGGCTCAAATGATAGGTGCCCAGATGAAGCTCAAAGAAGGCTGGCCACAGCGCAGCAGAGGACCCGGGCGTCAGATAAAGGGAGACCAACCGGATAAACACGGCAAAACCGATCATGTATCCTCCAGTCATCATCAAGGTCTGCACAGCTTGGGATACGGTGTCACCGAGCAGTTTGCCAAATCCTCTTCCATCACGACTATGGGCTTCTCTGGCTGAAATCATCATATCGGACCATATACTGCGTCGTTTGAACGTTGCGTGGTGGGGTGCAGATGAGCGACTTGTGGAACTTGCAGGACTTGCAGACTGAGAATCAAGAGAGTTGTTATCTGCTTGTACGGCTGTTGAGCCAACCCTGTCTTTCTGCTTACCCGGTGCTGACAGGAGACGTGTGGCAAGAATGGCAGCAATCCAGCCGCTG
Proteins encoded in this region:
- the rsmD gene encoding 16S rRNA (guanine(966)-N(2))-methyltransferase RsmD, with protein sequence MRVVSGSAKGRPLKAVPGTGTRPTTDKVKEALFSMVGPYFEGGTALDLFAGSGGLGIEALSRGMDKAVFVDLESKSIEVIRMNLKATKLEDKAAVYRNDAGRALKALAKRGTTFDLVFLDPPYRMKNGHELMLTMHELELLEPEATIVLEYESKHDYPEQFGPFEQTRKALYGETAVSIYYYAPEAIEDGESITPEEEAPHD
- the coaD gene encoding pantetheine-phosphate adenylyltransferase; the protein is MIHRQERIAVYPGSFDPVTMGHLDIIARASKQFDRVIVAVLNNMSKNPLFTVEERKELITEVTRHLRNVEVDSFRDLTANYVRQKEAQVIVRGIRSVTDFEYELQLASTNSKLNPDAETIFMMTNPKYSYLSSSIVKEIAHYHGDVTDLVSPEVEAALRQKISEKTGG
- a CDS encoding nucleoside recognition domain-containing protein; protein product: MTLQSEVRDSGPLRTIILSTGALMLVIAVVASPKEAFDASIQGLDIWWKIIFPAMLPFLMLSQMLTAFGFTHAIGALLGPLMQRWFRLPGNAGLAIAVGMCGGFPAGADAVSRLFQDRQITAKQAVVLAAASHFANPMMIILVVGAAFLHQPAAGYFLLVVHWISGWIAAILATRLLSAPGKQKDRVGSTAVQADNNSLDSQSASPASSTSRSSAPHHATFKRRSIWSDMMISAREAHSRDGRGFGKLLGDTVSQAVQTLMMTGGYMIGFAVFIRLVSLYLTPGSSAALWPAFFELHLGTYHLSQTSLTPMLLMSLLAAVLGWGGLCSHLQVSAVLKTTGPSSKSMLYFAGVRLTHGLIAFFISLFLWMPFSRYSTEVWTTLQTNAEQGLSTPFGWLFIHSPGNTYTINTIWSVFPAACMGLALLLAVMVSLSGLTFWFNRRFSR